In Gopherus evgoodei ecotype Sinaloan lineage chromosome 21, rGopEvg1_v1.p, whole genome shotgun sequence, a single window of DNA contains:
- the LOC115638353 gene encoding olfactory receptor 958-like: MGLVNHTVVTHFILLGIPDANGLQTILFITFLAFYLCTLLANLLIFSAILTDPRLHTPMYFFLCNLSVLDIGYSSISTPKMLTNLWFQSRVISLGGCMSQVFFYHFLGSTECLLYTVMAYDRYVAICHPLRYRLIMNRKMCALLAAGTWITSFFHSTILTSLTFTLPYCGSNVVDYFFCDIFPVVKLACADTYVIETVTLTNTGVVPITCFHLILASYIRIMFSVLKMNSSEGRRKAASTCASHLTVVMLFFGQCALIYTQPHLSKVLVTAVQIFGNVVTPMLNPAIYTLRNKEVKAALRKLRGGQNPEH, from the coding sequence ATGGGGCTGGTCAACCACACTGTGGTGACTCATTTCATCCTCTTAGGGATCCCTGATGCCAACGGCCTCCAGACCATCCTTTTCATCACCTTCTTAGCCTTCTACCTCTGCACACTGCTGGCCAACCTGCTCATCTTCTCAGCCATCCTCACTGACCCCCGCTtgcacacccccatgtatttcttcctctgcaatctctccGTGCTGGACATTGGTTATTCCTCCATCAGTACTCCCAAAATGCTGACCAACCTTTGGTTTCAGAGTAGGGTCATTTCGCTAGGTGGGTGCATGTCCCAGGTCTTCTTCTACCACTTCCTGGGCAGCACTGAGTGCCTGCTCTACACCGTCATGGCCTACGACCGGTATGTGGCCATCTGCCACCCACTGCGCTACCGGCTCATTATGAACCGGAAGATGTGTGCCCTATTGGCTGCTGGCACCTGGATCACCAGCTTTTTCCACTCCACTATCCTCACCAGCCTGACCTTCACGCTGCCCTACTGTGGGTCCAATGTGGTGGActatttcttctgtgacatcttCCCGGTGGTCAAACTGGCCTGTGCAGACACATACGTTATTGAGACCGTGACTTTGACCAACACTGGGGTGGTGCCCATAACCTGCTTCCACCTCATCCTCGCTTCCTACATCCGAATCATGTTCTCCGTCCTGAAGATGAACTCGTCCGAAGGGCGGCGCAAAGCGGCCTCCACTTGCGCCTCGCATCTCACAGTGGTGATGCTGTTCTTCGGACAATGCGCCCTGATCTACACGCAGCCCCACCTGAGCAAAGTGCTGGTGACTGCTGTGCAGATCTTCGGCAACGTGGTCACGCCCATGCTGAATCCGGCCATCTACACActgaggaacaaagaggtgaAAGCGGCtctgagaaaactgagagggggtCAAAATCCTGAACATTGA